Proteins from a genomic interval of Candidatus Poribacteria bacterium:
- a CDS encoding phytanoyl-CoA dioxygenase yields MDTSWLEYCATEEQLKAFNDEGYLIVEDAISSEMVDALVEVADRLDTEERAKTGLAPHELLSKFRTVIEDDILLELLDNKKVFPLLWDILGWNIQLYISHLIMYPPEPSDKPRVRKGAHWHQDGGRPVPEMERPHPRLSLKVSYWLSDVTHRDNGAMRIVPRSHKLDTRPPNRENDPDGDPEGAIDLTVKRGTAVLFDRRMWHSRGWNFSDATRKVLFMGYSYRWLRGLDYNLMPPEILEKCDPIRRQLLGDGVDIKGWWQPTDADVPLKTWIAEHRGEEYLR; encoded by the coding sequence ATGGATACAAGCTGGCTTGAATACTGTGCTACGGAAGAACAACTCAAAGCGTTCAACGACGAGGGATACCTCATCGTTGAAGATGCTATAAGTTCTGAGATGGTAGATGCATTAGTGGAGGTCGCAGATCGGCTTGATACGGAGGAACGTGCCAAGACGGGCTTGGCACCCCACGAATTGTTATCAAAGTTTCGTACCGTTATCGAAGACGATATATTGCTGGAACTGCTTGATAACAAGAAGGTCTTTCCGCTGCTTTGGGACATCCTTGGGTGGAACATCCAACTTTACATCTCCCACCTCATCATGTATCCCCCAGAACCTTCCGATAAGCCGCGGGTTCGCAAAGGCGCACATTGGCATCAAGACGGCGGGAGACCTGTACCAGAGATGGAGCGTCCACATCCGCGACTCTCATTGAAAGTCAGCTACTGGTTGAGCGACGTTACCCATCGCGACAACGGGGCGATGCGCATTGTCCCCCGTAGCCATAAACTCGACACCCGTCCGCCAAATAGGGAAAACGACCCCGATGGTGATCCCGAAGGTGCGATAGATCTGACCGTCAAACGTGGCACGGCAGTCCTGTTCGATCGGCGGATGTGGCACTCACGCGGCTGGAATTTCTCCGACGCGACTCGGAAGGTTCTGTTTATGGGGTATAGTTATCGTTGGTTGCGCGGCTTGGATTACAACCTCATGCCACCGGAGATTCTTGAGAAATGCGATCCGATCCGACGGCAGTTGCTGGGAGATGGTGTGGACATAAAAGGGTGGTGGCAACCCACAGACGCAGACGTGCCTTTAAAGACATGGATTGCGGAACATCGGGGAGAGGAATACTTACGGTAG
- a CDS encoding LamG domain-containing protein, which yields MTQLLTVVVFLLCLGLHCFAAFEEETVLLYLFDEETADEAIDASDFENHGEATDTEWTKDGQNGGAMVFDGASSLIEVPHHESLFPGGDELTIEAWFKPTSFPAGHPPIARKGSVPESGWGFDTPGGKIRGFVYTAPGDAAVAQGATPMKVDTWHHLAMVYDGAEIRIYLDGELDGEVARKGDINKNEASVWIGKKAIESVWLDGTLDELRILNIAISEEQIQKDMEEGIVFAVEVTGKLTTTWGRIKSEVHR from the coding sequence ATGACTCAATTGCTAACAGTCGTTGTGTTCTTGCTCTGTCTGGGTCTGCATTGTTTCGCTGCATTTGAAGAGGAGACTGTGTTGCTATACCTCTTTGATGAAGAGACAGCCGATGAAGCGATAGACGCATCCGATTTCGAGAATCATGGGGAAGCCACCGATACTGAATGGACAAAGGACGGACAGAACGGTGGTGCCATGGTGTTTGATGGTGCGAGTAGTCTTATTGAAGTTCCACATCACGAAAGTCTCTTTCCTGGAGGGGATGAATTGACAATCGAGGCGTGGTTCAAGCCCACTTCATTTCCCGCTGGACATCCACCGATTGCGAGAAAAGGGTCCGTTCCTGAAAGCGGGTGGGGCTTTGATACACCCGGCGGAAAAATTCGCGGCTTTGTCTATACCGCGCCCGGTGATGCCGCTGTCGCCCAAGGTGCAACACCGATGAAGGTAGACACATGGCATCATCTCGCTATGGTCTACGACGGCGCAGAAATTCGCATCTATCTGGACGGTGAATTAGACGGAGAGGTCGCTCGAAAGGGAGACATCAACAAAAATGAAGCCTCCGTCTGGATCGGTAAGAAAGCGATTGAAAGTGTCTGGCTCGATGGTACGCTTGATGAACTCCGTATTCTCAATATCGCTATCTCAGAAGAACAGATTCAGAAGGATATGGAGGAAGGCATCGTGTTTGCTGTGGAAGTCACAGGAAAACTCACAACAACGTGGGGACGCATTAAATCTGAAGTCCACCGTTAG
- a CDS encoding Gfo/Idh/MocA family oxidoreductase, giving the protein MKSHKVTMLGTGLIGMFYTMTLHNQRGTDRVHSVYSRREERASAFAEEWNIPHATTDLSEAINHSETDVVVIGLPNNLHLKAVELAAAAGKGILCTKPLGRTAAEAKVMLDIVENAGVFGGYLEDLVYPPKTLKALESVQNGALGKILWVRSRETHPGPHSDWFWDLEQAGGGAIVDMGCHCIEIIRNFVGKNNRPLEVMCWADTLVHPIDAEDHGIALIRFESGAMGQFEVGWAFRGGMDLRDEVSGSEGTIWLNHWLRTGYEMFTAVGQGGYVAEKAESDTGWLFPVGDEVAELGYRDMFLDMFNAIDEEREPLETFYDGYVVNAIIDACYKSAKSKQWEAIDIQDWRGTTEAADAQTAQSDADERYAPLKSERMPDGRMKRIFRDRETGEIIERVED; this is encoded by the coding sequence ATGAAGAGCCATAAAGTCACGATGCTCGGTACTGGACTCATCGGAATGTTCTACACGATGACGCTCCACAATCAACGCGGGACAGACCGCGTCCACAGCGTCTACTCTCGGCGTGAAGAACGTGCAAGCGCGTTCGCTGAAGAGTGGAATATCCCGCACGCGACAACCGATCTATCAGAAGCCATCAACCATTCTGAAACGGATGTCGTTGTCATCGGATTACCCAACAACTTGCACTTGAAAGCAGTCGAACTCGCTGCAGCAGCCGGCAAAGGCATTCTCTGTACGAAACCGCTTGGACGTACTGCTGCAGAGGCGAAAGTGATGCTGGACATCGTTGAAAACGCAGGTGTCTTTGGGGGTTATCTTGAAGACCTCGTTTACCCCCCGAAAACCCTCAAAGCGTTAGAGTCCGTCCAAAACGGCGCACTCGGCAAGATATTGTGGGTACGTTCTCGTGAGACGCATCCCGGTCCCCATAGTGATTGGTTCTGGGATCTGGAACAAGCAGGCGGCGGTGCCATTGTCGATATGGGATGCCACTGCATCGAGATCATCCGGAACTTCGTCGGCAAAAACAACAGACCGCTCGAAGTGATGTGTTGGGCGGATACGCTCGTTCACCCGATTGATGCAGAGGATCACGGCATTGCACTCATCCGATTCGAGAGCGGGGCAATGGGACAGTTCGAGGTCGGTTGGGCATTCCGTGGGGGTATGGATCTACGCGATGAGGTCTCCGGGAGTGAAGGCACTATCTGGCTGAACCACTGGCTCCGCACAGGCTATGAGATGTTCACGGCTGTCGGACAGGGCGGATATGTTGCTGAGAAAGCGGAAAGTGACACGGGTTGGCTCTTCCCCGTCGGTGATGAAGTCGCAGAACTTGGCTATCGCGATATGTTCCTTGATATGTTCAACGCAATTGACGAGGAACGGGAACCACTGGAAACTTTCTATGACGGTTACGTCGTCAACGCTATCATTGATGCCTGCTATAAATCCGCGAAATCCAAACAATGGGAAGCCATTGACATTCAGGATTGGCGCGGCACAACCGAAGCCGCCGATGCGCAAACCGCCCAGTCGGATGCTGACGAGCGATATGCCCCCCTCAAGAGCGAACGGATGCCCGATGGCAGAATGAAACGCATCTTCAGGGATCGGGAAACCGGAGAGATTATTGAGAGAGTAGAGGATTAA
- a CDS encoding sulfatase-like hydrolase/transferase — translation MAQSPNILFLLTDQQRFDSLGCNGAPICRTPAIDEIAATGMRFTNAYTPIALCSPARGSLLTGLYPHNHGQLSNMGNFNAVFANQILDKPAYPKLLSAAGYRVSCIGKWHLAKEGDTEFWGYDKWHPYREWHQWLREDGIDFRIDRDAVQPYEWGGEAPFYGRHPLPAERTMETWTADKTIERINGYSDSEQPFMIAANFFGPHFPYAVPEPYDTMYDPDTVERWGNFDEQFINKPLIQQKEMLRWNASHLTWPDWQKVIAAYWGYCTFIDDQVRRILDCLEANGLSENTVVIFSTDHGDMLGSHRLFNKGFHMYEETHHIPLVIRYPGTTSPGTTCDEFVNLVDLMPTFLELGGAKMPERPNIGSQASLGLDGRSIVPLLQGENVEDWPDDVFAEFHGYEPTLASVRMVRTDSWKYVYNPYSEDELYDMKSDPHELHNVANHLGYKHVLRRMKERMVNRLRETGDNIVMEGGWQSNSFDLLVSERER, via the coding sequence ATGGCACAATCTCCCAATATTCTCTTTCTTCTCACCGACCAACAACGTTTCGATTCACTCGGTTGCAACGGCGCACCGATTTGCAGAACACCTGCTATCGATGAAATCGCTGCAACAGGTATGCGGTTCACCAATGCTTATACTCCTATCGCGCTCTGTTCACCGGCGCGTGGGTCTCTACTCACCGGACTCTATCCCCACAATCACGGACAGTTGTCAAATATGGGCAATTTCAACGCTGTGTTTGCGAACCAGATTCTTGACAAACCAGCGTATCCGAAACTCCTTAGCGCGGCAGGTTATCGGGTCAGCTGCATCGGTAAGTGGCATCTCGCAAAGGAAGGCGACACGGAGTTTTGGGGTTACGATAAGTGGCACCCCTATCGCGAGTGGCATCAGTGGCTCCGCGAGGATGGAATCGATTTCCGAATTGATAGGGATGCTGTCCAACCGTATGAGTGGGGCGGCGAGGCACCTTTCTATGGGAGACACCCACTTCCGGCTGAACGGACAATGGAAACGTGGACCGCAGACAAAACGATTGAACGCATCAACGGTTATTCAGATTCTGAACAACCCTTTATGATTGCTGCGAATTTCTTCGGACCGCACTTCCCGTACGCTGTACCAGAACCTTACGACACGATGTACGATCCGGATACCGTTGAACGGTGGGGCAACTTTGACGAACAGTTCATCAACAAACCCCTCATCCAGCAGAAGGAGATGCTTCGGTGGAACGCCAGCCATCTGACGTGGCCGGATTGGCAGAAAGTCATCGCGGCTTATTGGGGATACTGTACCTTCATCGATGATCAGGTGCGGCGAATTCTCGACTGTCTTGAGGCGAACGGTTTATCCGAAAATACCGTCGTCATCTTTTCAACCGACCACGGCGATATGCTCGGCAGCCATCGGCTTTTCAATAAGGGGTTCCACATGTACGAGGAGACACACCACATTCCGCTCGTCATCCGATACCCCGGCACGACATCACCCGGAACGACGTGTGATGAATTCGTGAACCTTGTGGATCTCATGCCGACGTTTTTGGAACTCGGCGGTGCAAAGATGCCCGAACGTCCCAATATCGGCTCGCAAGCTTCGCTGGGGCTTGACGGTAGGTCGATTGTGCCTCTGTTGCAAGGAGAAAATGTGGAGGATTGGCCCGATGACGTGTTCGCCGAATTTCACGGGTATGAACCGACGCTTGCCTCTGTCAGGATGGTGCGGACAGATTCGTGGAAATACGTCTATAACCCATACAGTGAGGACGAACTCTATGACATGAAAAGTGATCCCCACGAACTCCATAACGTGGCGAACCACCTGGGTTATAAGCATGTCCTCCGCCGTATGAAAGAGCGCATGGTCAATCGCTTACGCGAAACGGGGGATAATATCGTTATGGAAGGCGGATGGCAGAGCAATTCGTTTGATCTACTGGTTTCAGAACGGGAGCGGTAA
- a CDS encoding aminopeptidase, whose protein sequence is MHDPRLDKLANVLTTHSTKIQPGDFTLIEGIDIPQEMVIALIRAVRKAGGIPLVELKQNRIQREIILNGDDAGIKLIGEYETYRIKKVQAYIGIRGSHNITELSDVPAAAMQRYQKYWIRPLNDIRVPRTKWVVLRWPYPAMAQQAQMSTEAFEDYYFDVCTLDYSRMERAMGPLKSLMEETDEVHILGEDTDLRFSIKDIPVIPCAGEKNIPDGECFTAPVRDSVNGTIHFNTPTIYQGTTFTDIRLRFENGKIVEATANNTERLNDILDTDEGARYIGEFSIAFNPYIKNPMLDILFDEKIAGSFHFTPGQAYEEADNSVRSAVHWDMVMIQTPEHGGGEMYFDGNLIRKDGRFVHPELEALNPENLK, encoded by the coding sequence ATGCACGATCCACGACTTGATAAACTCGCAAATGTTCTTACGACCCATTCCACGAAAATCCAACCCGGCGATTTTACGCTCATTGAAGGTATCGATATCCCACAAGAGATGGTCATTGCCCTCATCCGAGCCGTGCGGAAAGCCGGTGGGATCCCCCTCGTGGAACTCAAACAGAACCGCATCCAACGTGAAATTATTCTCAACGGAGATGATGCCGGCATAAAACTGATCGGTGAATACGAAACATATCGGATAAAAAAGGTACAGGCGTATATCGGTATTCGTGGGAGCCACAACATCACAGAACTGTCTGATGTCCCAGCGGCGGCGATGCAACGCTATCAAAAGTATTGGATACGCCCGCTCAACGATATCCGTGTGCCACGCACCAAATGGGTCGTTCTCCGATGGCCCTATCCGGCAATGGCACAGCAGGCACAGATGAGCACAGAGGCGTTCGAGGACTACTATTTCGACGTTTGCACGCTCGACTATAGCCGAATGGAACGGGCAATGGGACCCCTCAAGTCTCTGATGGAAGAAACAGACGAAGTTCACATCCTCGGTGAAGATACCGATCTCCGGTTCAGTATCAAGGATATTCCTGTGATCCCCTGTGCTGGGGAAAAGAATATTCCCGATGGGGAATGTTTCACCGCACCTGTGCGAGATTCCGTCAATGGTACGATCCATTTCAACACACCCACAATCTATCAGGGAACAACCTTTACGGACATTCGACTCCGCTTTGAAAACGGTAAAATCGTTGAGGCAACGGCGAATAACACCGAAAGATTGAACGATATTCTCGATACTGACGAGGGGGCGCGGTATATCGGTGAGTTTTCCATCGCCTTCAACCCTTACATCAAGAATCCGATGCTCGATATCCTGTTCGACGAAAAGATCGCTGGCTCGTTCCACTTCACGCCCGGTCAGGCTTACGAGGAGGCGGACAACAGTGTCCGTTCCGCTGTCCATTGGGATATGGTTATGATACAGACCCCGGAGCACGGTGGCGGAGAGATGTACTTCGACGGAAACCTTATTCGGAAGGACGGACGATTCGTTCATCCTGAATTGGAAGCGTTGAATCCAGAGAATTTGAAATGA
- a CDS encoding DUF123 domain-containing protein, whose translation MEIPSIVIIGDDSQAGTYFLRIHLKKNTTLKFGRFKKGKRILLPAGDYIYIGSALSEKGATSLARRLIRHATRSGDKPPHPIREKMINRFSERGLGPRDLLPKRGKTLHWNVDFLLDLSSAELVNIFAIRSAERLENRLAKRLEQDPHTEIIEPGLGANDTPGNTHLLRIRKNRMGWTSLTDTVKVVLEENALNQTNDVKD comes from the coding sequence ATGGAAATCCCAAGTATTGTTATAATCGGCGATGATTCACAGGCTGGAACGTATTTCTTACGGATTCACCTTAAAAAAAATACCACATTAAAATTCGGTAGGTTCAAGAAAGGGAAACGTATTTTACTGCCTGCTGGTGATTATATTTACATCGGCTCTGCACTTTCAGAGAAGGGAGCGACTTCATTGGCACGACGCCTTATCCGGCACGCAACGCGGAGCGGTGATAAACCACCGCATCCTATCCGAGAAAAAATGATAAACCGATTCAGTGAACGCGGCTTGGGACCTCGCGACTTACTCCCAAAACGCGGTAAAACCTTACACTGGAACGTCGATTTTCTCTTGGATCTGTCATCGGCGGAACTCGTCAACATCTTTGCCATCCGGTCCGCTGAACGCTTGGAAAATAGACTGGCCAAGCGGCTTGAACAGGATCCACACACAGAGATTATCGAACCCGGGTTAGGTGCAAACGACACACCAGGTAACACACACCTGTTACGCATCCGAAAGAATAGGATGGGGTGGACATCCCTCACGGACACAGTAAAAGTTGTTTTGGAGGAAAACGCCCTAAATCAAACGAACGATGTGAAAGATTGA
- a CDS encoding LamG domain-containing protein, translated as MTISFKFLLIAFLSLSLVMPVFSFQPSGGVLSLDGVDDYAILSFEEHGYLFPKNTREFTVEMWFYPKSGPTNHGENDIILSQQVYFGLSANRAECKSDVSQLCCYGGAYLDGETAHGVSFFYAPMERDRWNYVAIVYKDSTFGWAYNNRIQRKSKFGKMDRVSVDADRELRDFFVGGYDQEMVRIMRFHGDIDAIRFSRIARYEFPDIPWFEEPFDPPHRFVRDRDTLALWNFDEREGETRFQDEVKKKRVLIGMNGASIGSALAVNPDSTSLTTTWGRIKSRSH; from the coding sequence ATGACGATTAGTTTTAAGTTCCTACTCATCGCATTTCTGTCTCTCAGCTTAGTTATGCCCGTTTTTTCCTTCCAGCCTTCTGGGGGTGTTTTGTCTCTGGATGGGGTTGATGACTACGCAATACTCTCGTTTGAGGAACACGGGTATCTGTTTCCAAAAAACACGCGTGAGTTCACTGTTGAAATGTGGTTTTATCCGAAATCTGGACCAACAAATCACGGTGAAAACGATATCATTCTCAGTCAGCAAGTTTACTTCGGATTGAGTGCAAACCGTGCGGAATGTAAAAGTGATGTGAGTCAACTATGTTGCTACGGTGGAGCATATCTGGATGGAGAAACAGCCCATGGAGTCTCGTTTTTTTATGCGCCAATGGAGAGAGACCGATGGAACTATGTCGCAATCGTTTACAAGGACAGCACATTTGGTTGGGCATATAACAATCGGATTCAACGGAAAAGTAAATTTGGCAAGATGGATCGAGTGTCTGTAGACGCTGATCGCGAACTTAGAGATTTCTTCGTAGGTGGGTATGATCAGGAGATGGTCCGAATTATGCGCTTTCACGGCGACATTGACGCGATAAGATTTTCGAGGATCGCCCGGTATGAATTTCCTGACATACCGTGGTTCGAGGAGCCATTCGATCCGCCCCATCGTTTTGTAAGAGACAGGGACACTTTAGCACTCTGGAATTTTGATGAACGAGAAGGTGAAACTCGTTTCCAAGATGAAGTAAAAAAGAAAAGAGTGTTAATCGGAATGAATGGGGCATCTATTGGCAGTGCGCTTGCCGTCAATCCGGATAGCACTTCTCTAACGACGACATGGGGTCGAATCAAGTCAAGATCGCATTGA
- a CDS encoding GNAT family N-acetyltransferase, with the protein MVSRSRCGMVLHISFSPGKLDNGSSRTVVLDEDIAMKVQIATRADIPGWLALASQVEFLFGPMVDQPDFHRALRKNIDRKSAYCIREQDRPDGAPLMGGLFLSFREHHINWLAVDQQWRRRGVGTILLEHVFDLIESPAELFVTTFGADNLEGQPARQFYKKMGFEPFTEAPPGPEGGSREVFRKSFPTQRK; encoded by the coding sequence ATGGTATCAAGATCGAGATGTGGAATGGTCCTGCACATCTCCTTTAGTCCGGGCAAACTCGATAACGGATCTTCCCGAACTGTTGTGTTAGATGAGGATATCGCAATGAAGGTACAGATCGCGACACGTGCTGATATTCCGGGCTGGCTTGCGTTAGCATCGCAGGTTGAGTTTCTCTTCGGACCGATGGTTGACCAGCCTGATTTTCATCGCGCACTACGCAAAAACATAGATCGGAAGAGTGCTTACTGTATTCGAGAACAAGATCGACCAGACGGAGCCCCATTGATGGGAGGCTTGTTTCTGTCCTTCAGAGAGCACCATATCAACTGGTTAGCTGTGGACCAGCAATGGCGTCGCAGGGGTGTCGGCACGATTCTCTTGGAACATGTATTTGATTTGATTGAATCACCTGCTGAGTTATTTGTCACAACCTTCGGAGCGGATAATCTGGAAGGTCAGCCAGCACGTCAATTCTACAAGAAGATGGGTTTTGAACCTTTTACAGAGGCGCCTCCAGGACCGGAAGGAGGATCCAGAGAAGTCTTTCGGAAATCCTTTCCAACACAACGGAAATAG
- a CDS encoding HAD-IA family hydrolase: MKAVFFDLFETLITEKTRKDFQTRAPFHERLGTTKDKSSLWWAENGDAAMTGRFSDCLAHFTDLCAAVKSPLTKDEIVMAAQEHEVWKSKVLSCVEPQIFEMLRAVQARGLKVGLISNALPEEVLAWRFCPLQDHVDPVVFSCSVGVMKPDREIYKLACARMRVQPSEVYFVGDGGYDELQGAASVGMRAVQAAWYQDRDVEWSCTSPLVRANSITDLPELLC, translated from the coding sequence TTGAAAGCAGTCTTCTTTGATTTATTCGAAACGCTCATAACTGAGAAAACGCGAAAAGATTTCCAAACAAGGGCTCCGTTCCACGAACGATTGGGCACGACCAAAGATAAATCTTCGCTGTGGTGGGCGGAAAACGGTGACGCCGCGATGACCGGAAGATTTTCTGACTGTCTGGCGCATTTCACCGATTTGTGCGCAGCGGTCAAATCACCCCTCACGAAAGATGAGATTGTCATGGCTGCCCAAGAGCATGAGGTATGGAAATCAAAAGTCTTGAGTTGTGTCGAGCCTCAGATATTTGAAATGTTGCGTGCAGTCCAGGCGCGTGGATTGAAAGTTGGGCTCATCAGCAATGCGCTGCCCGAAGAGGTCCTCGCTTGGCGATTTTGTCCGCTTCAAGATCACGTGGACCCAGTTGTGTTTTCCTGCAGTGTCGGTGTAATGAAGCCCGATAGGGAGATATACAAACTGGCTTGCGCACGCATGCGTGTGCAACCTTCTGAAGTCTACTTTGTTGGGGATGGCGGTTACGATGAACTGCAGGGTGCAGCGTCTGTCGGCATGAGAGCGGTTCAGGCAGCATGGTATCAAGATCGAGATGTGGAATGGTCCTGCACATCTCCTTTAGTCCGGGCAAACTCGATAACGGATCTTCCCGAACTGTTGTGTTAG
- a CDS encoding ankyrin repeat domain-containing protein codes for MYGNSPNTWRIDMTLISIHDAAANGDLDAVKKIVEQEPQSINQDDRYEWRPIFHAGLRRHYDVVKYLIDCGADLAAHDGYAIHYAGEVPDNKEVVSLLITYGGLDAHAKPSNEIARQFIYAVFLANVQRVNAMLRDNPQLVQERYARGDTALHHAARNGDLEIVKQLISNGADVNATSDHEHFPLYCAAGHGHVETTRYLVEHGANSQARLGDGKTVIEWLKQYANHDLRLKSCLDVLEK; via the coding sequence ATGTATGGTAATTCACCTAACACATGGAGAATAGATATGACACTCATTTCAATTCATGACGCAGCAGCCAACGGGGATCTTGATGCCGTAAAGAAAATCGTTGAACAGGAACCTCAATCTATCAACCAAGACGACAGATACGAATGGCGTCCTATATTTCATGCCGGATTAAGACGCCATTATGATGTTGTTAAATACCTAATAGACTGTGGTGCCGATTTGGCAGCTCACGACGGTTATGCGATTCACTATGCTGGAGAAGTACCAGACAATAAGGAAGTCGTATCCTTACTCATTACGTATGGTGGCTTGGATGCACATGCCAAACCATCGAACGAAATCGCGCGTCAGTTTATATACGCCGTTTTCTTAGCCAATGTGCAGCGGGTTAACGCGATGCTCCGTGACAACCCACAATTAGTGCAGGAGCGTTACGCCCGTGGCGATACCGCCCTGCATCATGCCGCTCGAAACGGCGATCTGGAAATTGTCAAACAACTGATCAGTAATGGTGCTGATGTCAATGCAACATCAGATCACGAGCATTTTCCGCTGTACTGTGCAGCCGGTCATGGACATGTGGAAACGACGCGGTATTTGGTAGAACACGGCGCGAATTCACAAGCCAGACTCGGGGATGGCAAAACGGTTATTGAGTGGCTAAAACAATATGCCAATCACGATCTTCGCTTGAAATCTTGTTTGGATGTATTGGAGAAATGA
- a CDS encoding DUF4037 domain-containing protein — protein sequence MKEHDSSQFNSENYALPVKGHVYCKILFDKIFLPILKERFPDVLPRLSAGIIGLGSDVLGADDELSRDHDWGPGKCQLLLSEQDIATYGSSISQALEAAIPDELLGIDTAKLQPKTIRISTIDAVYRNFHESAYPPVTIEEWATADDNNLLYASSGFVLYDPSNALSERISAFQKAYYPVDIWKWKIASDLWGLWHNGDYNSCYRLAKRGDGIGLLIGQGAFVEGTLRLLCLLNKRFPVYWKWLHWQAQSLPKWIDIIEPSLKKLESASNHETRSEIIHTICQSIREILYKMDLLPDTEWRNYMGSEEVALQIESTQVKALIREKEPHLYVW from the coding sequence ATGAAGGAACACGACTCTTCGCAATTCAATTCTGAAAACTATGCGTTACCGGTGAAGGGACACGTATACTGTAAGATTTTATTTGATAAAATCTTTCTACCCATCTTAAAAGAACGCTTTCCGGATGTCCTTCCCCGTCTCAGTGCCGGGATCATCGGATTAGGATCCGACGTTCTGGGTGCCGATGACGAACTGTCCCGCGATCATGACTGGGGACCCGGCAAGTGCCAACTCCTGCTGTCAGAACAGGATATTGCAACGTATGGCTCTTCTATTTCTCAGGCTTTGGAGGCAGCTATTCCAGATGAGTTGTTAGGAATCGACACAGCTAAATTGCAACCTAAGACAATACGGATAAGCACCATCGACGCAGTCTATCGCAATTTCCACGAATCTGCCTATCCACCGGTGACGATCGAGGAATGGGCTACCGCTGATGACAACAATCTCCTCTACGCGTCGTCCGGTTTTGTTCTCTACGACCCCTCTAATGCCCTTAGCGAACGCATATCCGCTTTCCAAAAGGCATACTACCCGGTAGATATATGGAAATGGAAGATCGCGAGTGATCTATGGGGACTTTGGCACAATGGCGACTACAACTCGTGCTATCGTTTAGCGAAACGCGGGGACGGTATAGGTTTACTCATCGGTCAGGGTGCTTTTGTCGAAGGCACGCTAAGACTACTGTGTCTGCTCAATAAGCGCTTTCCCGTATACTGGAAATGGCTGCACTGGCAGGCACAAAGTCTCCCGAAATGGATAGACATTATAGAACCATCGCTCAAGAAACTCGAATCAGCAAGCAATCATGAAACGCGCAGCGAGATCATCCACACTATATGTCAATCAATTCGGGAAATCCTTTACAAAATGGATTTACTTCCTGATACAGAATGGCGCAATTACATGGGCAGCGAAGAGGTGGCACTGCAAATCGAATCGACGCAGGTGAAGGCATTGATTCGGGAAAAAGAGCCGCATTTGTATGTATGGTAA